One region of Seriola aureovittata isolate HTS-2021-v1 ecotype China chromosome 15, ASM2101889v1, whole genome shotgun sequence genomic DNA includes:
- the LOC130182363 gene encoding histone H2AX codes for MSGRGKTGAKARAKAKTRSSRAGLQFPVGRVHRLLRKGNYAERVGAGAPVYLAAVLEYLTAEILELAGNAARDNKKTRIIPRHLQLAVRNDEELNKLLGGVTIAQGGVLPNIQAVLLPKKTGQSAPSSGKAGKKASSQSQEY; via the coding sequence GCCAAGGCCAAGACCCGTAGCTCCCGCGCCGGTCTGCAGTTCCCCGTCGGCCGTGTTCACCGTCTCCTCCGTAAGGGTAACTATGCCGAGAGAGTGGGCGCCGGGGCACCCGTGTACCTAGCCGCTGTGCTGGAGTACCTCACCGCTGAGATCCTGGAGTTGGCCGGTAACGCCGCCAGGGACAACAAGAAGACCCGTATCATCCCTCGTCACCTTCAGCTGGCTGTCCGTAACGACGAGGAGTTGAACAAACTGCTCGGCGGTGTCACCATCGCCCAGGGCGGCGTCCTGCCCAACATCCAGGCCGTCCTGCTGCCCAAGAAGACCGGCCAGTCTGCACCGAGCTCCGGCAAGGCGGGAAAGAAGGCCTCCTCTCAGTCTCAAGAGTATTAG